Proteins encoded by one window of Branchiostoma floridae strain S238N-H82 chromosome 6, Bfl_VNyyK, whole genome shotgun sequence:
- the LOC118417177 gene encoding E3 ubiquitin-protein ligase TRIM71-like isoform X1, whose translation MQCHSALSRFAEFYHRKNDANIMTEEERKGLNRQEDFEPTAERDFDAVIRRGWSESRDSDSPASTARCSGRVGGSDKELEAVSSANTEAIWSGFIGTGSPELPQQPCSEEGRSWTPNVQLHSPWWNPQEAALTSAYMAMASFSDHLGEQLWCGVCLGRYTDPKVLPCLHTFCRPCLEQVHERDGRLRCPTCQQDVPLADSGVDGLPSNFFINNILDVVTSQEEDVENGLGEDSNVGSSRGNGISGVAAGLSLHGGGRQRCNPCEDGSVATSRCRDCNEYLCDNCVLAHQRVRLTKDHFILRLQPDGGTRPAPGLVGPPMSVQVAERVACFCAVHESEIVRLFCDTCRLPICRECTMSLHQGHSFVYLQDAVQDAKAVTSQLLSDARQGIQALERSLKDTQAMAERVEMQTQSVSTEVRATTRRYMAAIEERERDLLRRVEKIRQVKGKTLHVQIEELRTGLAKLSQSVNFVETALETGSDVDVLKTKDEMVSQMRELRALRGHLQPHEDDSIVFTPPDAALHTAVSNLGIVSSSAYAAQSVANGDGLKRALKGKTAQFIIHAKDHQGEARCTGGDPVSVIIQSPEGGLYRAEVIDRQNGTYAVNYRGQTEGQHTISVTIRGKHIQESPFKVQVKTGRNYSTVGQMLLKIGEEGEGDGQLCRPWGICCDKDGNYVVADRSNNRIQVFNHSGTFLHKFGSAGSRNGQFDRPAGVAVDNQGRIIVADKDNHRIQIFTFHGDFMLKFGEKGSKNGQFNYPWDVAVSSEGKILVSDTRNHRVQLFHADGSFYNKYGFEGALWKHFDSPRGVAFNREGHMVVTDFNNHRLLVIHPDFQSARFLGSEGTGNGQFLRPQGVAVDQEGHIIVADSRNHRIQVFTPNGNFLYKFGMPGTGPGCVDRPSGICVTPDGLIAVVDFGNNRVQVF comes from the exons ATGCAATGTCATAGCGCATTGTCTCGATTCGCTGAGTTCTACCACCGGAAGAATGACGCTAACATCATGACAGAGGAGGAGAGGAAAGGTTTGAATCGCCAGGAGGACTTTGAGCCGACGGCGGAGAGAGATTTCGATGCGGTGATCCGGAGAGGATGGTCAGAAAGCCGGGACTCCGATTC GCCGGCATCCACGGCTCGATGCTCAGGGAGGGTCGGGGGCTCAGACAAGGAGCTGGAGGCCGTCAGCAGCGCCAACACAGAAGCCATCTGGAGCGGGTTTATCGGCACGGGAAGCCCCGAGCTACCGCAGCAGCCGTGCAGCGAAGAAGGGCGAAGCTGGACCCCGAACGTGCAACTCCATTCCCCATGGTGGAATCCGCAAGAGGCCGCGCTAACCTCAGCGTACATGGCCATGGCGTCCTTCTCCGACCATCTCGGCGAGCAGCTGTGGTGCGGCGTGTGCCTGGGTCGCTACACCGAccccaaggtgctgccctgcCTGCACACCTTCTGCCGCCCGTGCCTCGAGCAGGTCCACGAGCGGGACGGCCGTCTTCGCTGCCCGACTTGTCAGCAGGACGTGCCGCTCGCCGATTCGGGCGTCGACGGCTTGCCGTCCAACTTCTTCATTAACAACATCCTCGACGTGGTCACATCGCAGGAGGAAGACGTGGAAAATGGACTTGGAGAGGACTCAAACGTTGGCAGCAGTCGCGGGAACGGGATATCCGGGGTGGCGGCAGGCCTGTCCCTGCACGGTGGCGGGCGGCAGAGATGTAACCCGTGCGAGGACGGCTCCGTGGCCACCTCCCGCTGCCGAGACTGCAACGAGTACCTCTGTGACAACTGCGTCCTGGCCCACCAACGCGTCAGGCTCACCAAAGACCATTTTATCTTACGACTTCAGCCTGACGGAGGCACCCGCCCGGCTCCTGGACTTGTCGGCCCGCCCATGTCTGTCCAGGTAGCCGAGCGCGTGGCCTGCTTCTGCGCCGTCCACGAGAGCGAGATCGTGCGTCTCTTCTGCGACACATGCCGCCTTCCCATCTGCAGGGAGTGCACCATGTCCCTGCACCAGGGGCACAGCTTCGTCTACCTGCAAGACGCGGTTCAAGACGCCAAGGCCGTGACATCACAGCTCCTTTCCGACGCAAGACAGGGGATCCAAGCTCTGGAGCGATCTTTGAAAGACACCCAGGCCATGGCTGAACGAGTCGAGATGCAGACACAGTCAGTGTCCACAGAGGTACGTGCCACCACTCGCCGCTATATGGCTGCCATTGAAGAAAGAGAGCGCGACCTCCTGCGAAGGGTCGAGAAAATCAGGCAAGTGAAGGGCAAAACACTGCATGTGCAAATTGAGGAACTCAGGACAGGGCTGGCCAAGCTTAGCCAAAGTGTGAACTTTGTGGAAACTGCATTAGAAACGGGTAGCGATGTCGATGTTCTGAAAACCAAAGATGAGATGGTGTCCCAGATGAGAGAGCTAAGAGCCTTAAGAGGGCACCTCCAGCCTCACGAAGACGATTCGATCGTGTTCACCCCGCCTGACGCTGCCTTACACACAGCTGTTTCAAACCTGGGCATCGTCTCGAGCAGCGCCTATGCTGCGCAATCTGTCGCAAACGGAGACGGACTAAAACGTGCACTTAAAGGAAAGACAGCACAGTTCATAATTCATGCCAAAGATCATCAGGGCGAAGCCCGATGCACCGGAGGCGACCCAGTCTCCGTTATCATCCAGTCCCCCGAAGGGGGGCTGTACCGAGCAGAAGTCATAGACAGACAGAACGGCACATATGCCGTCAACTATCGCGGTCAAACCGAGGGACAGCACACCATATCTGTGACCATTCGTGGCAAGCACATCCAGGAGAGTCCTTTCAAAGTGCAGGTGAAAACCGGGCGCAACTACAGTACTGTTGGACAGATGCTGCTGAAGATAGGGGAGGAGGGAGAGGGCGACGGTCAGTTGTGTCGCCCGTGGGGCATCTGCTGCGACAAAGATGGCAACTACGTAGTAGCTGACCGCAGCAATAATCGCATACAGGTTTTCAACCACAGCGGGACATTCCTTCACAAGTTTGGGTCTGCAGGGTCACGGAATGGCCAGTTCGATCGACCAGCGGGTGTGGCTGTCGACAATCAGGGGCGAATCATCGTGGCGGACAAGGACAACCATCGCATTCAGATCTTCACCTTCCACGGCGACTTCATGCTCAAGTTCGGAGAGAAGGGCAGCAAAAATGGACAGTTTAACTATCCATGGGACGTCGCCGTCAGCAGTGAGGGAAAGATCCTTGTGTCAGACACACGGAATCACCGCGTTCAACTCTTCCACGCCGACGGGTCCTTCTACAACAAGTACGGGTTCGAGGGCGCCCTCTGGAAGCACTTTGATTCGCCGCGCGGTGTCGCGTTCAATCGCGAGGGCCACATGGTGGTCACGGACTTCAACAACCACCGCCTTCTCGTCATACATCCCGACTTCCAGTCCGCAAGATTCCTCGGCAGCGAGGGTACCGGCAACGGACAGTTCCTGCGCCCGCAGGGCGTCGCTGTCGACCAGGAGGGGCACATCATTGTGGCCGACTCCCGCAATCATCGCATCCAGGTGTTCACGCCGAACGGAAACTTCCTGTACAAGTTCGGGATGCCGGGGACCGGGCCGGGGTGCGTGGATCGACCTTCGGGCATTTGCGTGACTCCTGACGGACTGATCGCAGTGGTGGACTTCGGTAATAACCGCGTGCAAGTCTTCTAA
- the LOC118417177 gene encoding E3 ubiquitin-protein ligase TRIM71-like isoform X2, protein MDHVKRPASTARCSGRVGGSDKELEAVSSANTEAIWSGFIGTGSPELPQQPCSEEGRSWTPNVQLHSPWWNPQEAALTSAYMAMASFSDHLGEQLWCGVCLGRYTDPKVLPCLHTFCRPCLEQVHERDGRLRCPTCQQDVPLADSGVDGLPSNFFINNILDVVTSQEEDVENGLGEDSNVGSSRGNGISGVAAGLSLHGGGRQRCNPCEDGSVATSRCRDCNEYLCDNCVLAHQRVRLTKDHFILRLQPDGGTRPAPGLVGPPMSVQVAERVACFCAVHESEIVRLFCDTCRLPICRECTMSLHQGHSFVYLQDAVQDAKAVTSQLLSDARQGIQALERSLKDTQAMAERVEMQTQSVSTEVRATTRRYMAAIEERERDLLRRVEKIRQVKGKTLHVQIEELRTGLAKLSQSVNFVETALETGSDVDVLKTKDEMVSQMRELRALRGHLQPHEDDSIVFTPPDAALHTAVSNLGIVSSSAYAAQSVANGDGLKRALKGKTAQFIIHAKDHQGEARCTGGDPVSVIIQSPEGGLYRAEVIDRQNGTYAVNYRGQTEGQHTISVTIRGKHIQESPFKVQVKTGRNYSTVGQMLLKIGEEGEGDGQLCRPWGICCDKDGNYVVADRSNNRIQVFNHSGTFLHKFGSAGSRNGQFDRPAGVAVDNQGRIIVADKDNHRIQIFTFHGDFMLKFGEKGSKNGQFNYPWDVAVSSEGKILVSDTRNHRVQLFHADGSFYNKYGFEGALWKHFDSPRGVAFNREGHMVVTDFNNHRLLVIHPDFQSARFLGSEGTGNGQFLRPQGVAVDQEGHIIVADSRNHRIQVFTPNGNFLYKFGMPGTGPGCVDRPSGICVTPDGLIAVVDFGNNRVQVF, encoded by the exons ATGGACCACGTGAAAAG GCCGGCATCCACGGCTCGATGCTCAGGGAGGGTCGGGGGCTCAGACAAGGAGCTGGAGGCCGTCAGCAGCGCCAACACAGAAGCCATCTGGAGCGGGTTTATCGGCACGGGAAGCCCCGAGCTACCGCAGCAGCCGTGCAGCGAAGAAGGGCGAAGCTGGACCCCGAACGTGCAACTCCATTCCCCATGGTGGAATCCGCAAGAGGCCGCGCTAACCTCAGCGTACATGGCCATGGCGTCCTTCTCCGACCATCTCGGCGAGCAGCTGTGGTGCGGCGTGTGCCTGGGTCGCTACACCGAccccaaggtgctgccctgcCTGCACACCTTCTGCCGCCCGTGCCTCGAGCAGGTCCACGAGCGGGACGGCCGTCTTCGCTGCCCGACTTGTCAGCAGGACGTGCCGCTCGCCGATTCGGGCGTCGACGGCTTGCCGTCCAACTTCTTCATTAACAACATCCTCGACGTGGTCACATCGCAGGAGGAAGACGTGGAAAATGGACTTGGAGAGGACTCAAACGTTGGCAGCAGTCGCGGGAACGGGATATCCGGGGTGGCGGCAGGCCTGTCCCTGCACGGTGGCGGGCGGCAGAGATGTAACCCGTGCGAGGACGGCTCCGTGGCCACCTCCCGCTGCCGAGACTGCAACGAGTACCTCTGTGACAACTGCGTCCTGGCCCACCAACGCGTCAGGCTCACCAAAGACCATTTTATCTTACGACTTCAGCCTGACGGAGGCACCCGCCCGGCTCCTGGACTTGTCGGCCCGCCCATGTCTGTCCAGGTAGCCGAGCGCGTGGCCTGCTTCTGCGCCGTCCACGAGAGCGAGATCGTGCGTCTCTTCTGCGACACATGCCGCCTTCCCATCTGCAGGGAGTGCACCATGTCCCTGCACCAGGGGCACAGCTTCGTCTACCTGCAAGACGCGGTTCAAGACGCCAAGGCCGTGACATCACAGCTCCTTTCCGACGCAAGACAGGGGATCCAAGCTCTGGAGCGATCTTTGAAAGACACCCAGGCCATGGCTGAACGAGTCGAGATGCAGACACAGTCAGTGTCCACAGAGGTACGTGCCACCACTCGCCGCTATATGGCTGCCATTGAAGAAAGAGAGCGCGACCTCCTGCGAAGGGTCGAGAAAATCAGGCAAGTGAAGGGCAAAACACTGCATGTGCAAATTGAGGAACTCAGGACAGGGCTGGCCAAGCTTAGCCAAAGTGTGAACTTTGTGGAAACTGCATTAGAAACGGGTAGCGATGTCGATGTTCTGAAAACCAAAGATGAGATGGTGTCCCAGATGAGAGAGCTAAGAGCCTTAAGAGGGCACCTCCAGCCTCACGAAGACGATTCGATCGTGTTCACCCCGCCTGACGCTGCCTTACACACAGCTGTTTCAAACCTGGGCATCGTCTCGAGCAGCGCCTATGCTGCGCAATCTGTCGCAAACGGAGACGGACTAAAACGTGCACTTAAAGGAAAGACAGCACAGTTCATAATTCATGCCAAAGATCATCAGGGCGAAGCCCGATGCACCGGAGGCGACCCAGTCTCCGTTATCATCCAGTCCCCCGAAGGGGGGCTGTACCGAGCAGAAGTCATAGACAGACAGAACGGCACATATGCCGTCAACTATCGCGGTCAAACCGAGGGACAGCACACCATATCTGTGACCATTCGTGGCAAGCACATCCAGGAGAGTCCTTTCAAAGTGCAGGTGAAAACCGGGCGCAACTACAGTACTGTTGGACAGATGCTGCTGAAGATAGGGGAGGAGGGAGAGGGCGACGGTCAGTTGTGTCGCCCGTGGGGCATCTGCTGCGACAAAGATGGCAACTACGTAGTAGCTGACCGCAGCAATAATCGCATACAGGTTTTCAACCACAGCGGGACATTCCTTCACAAGTTTGGGTCTGCAGGGTCACGGAATGGCCAGTTCGATCGACCAGCGGGTGTGGCTGTCGACAATCAGGGGCGAATCATCGTGGCGGACAAGGACAACCATCGCATTCAGATCTTCACCTTCCACGGCGACTTCATGCTCAAGTTCGGAGAGAAGGGCAGCAAAAATGGACAGTTTAACTATCCATGGGACGTCGCCGTCAGCAGTGAGGGAAAGATCCTTGTGTCAGACACACGGAATCACCGCGTTCAACTCTTCCACGCCGACGGGTCCTTCTACAACAAGTACGGGTTCGAGGGCGCCCTCTGGAAGCACTTTGATTCGCCGCGCGGTGTCGCGTTCAATCGCGAGGGCCACATGGTGGTCACGGACTTCAACAACCACCGCCTTCTCGTCATACATCCCGACTTCCAGTCCGCAAGATTCCTCGGCAGCGAGGGTACCGGCAACGGACAGTTCCTGCGCCCGCAGGGCGTCGCTGTCGACCAGGAGGGGCACATCATTGTGGCCGACTCCCGCAATCATCGCATCCAGGTGTTCACGCCGAACGGAAACTTCCTGTACAAGTTCGGGATGCCGGGGACCGGGCCGGGGTGCGTGGATCGACCTTCGGGCATTTGCGTGACTCCTGACGGACTGATCGCAGTGGTGGACTTCGGTAATAACCGCGTGCAAGTCTTCTAA
- the LOC118417177 gene encoding E3 ubiquitin-protein ligase TRIM71-like isoform X3 gives MTMRQPASTARCSGRVGGSDKELEAVSSANTEAIWSGFIGTGSPELPQQPCSEEGRSWTPNVQLHSPWWNPQEAALTSAYMAMASFSDHLGEQLWCGVCLGRYTDPKVLPCLHTFCRPCLEQVHERDGRLRCPTCQQDVPLADSGVDGLPSNFFINNILDVVTSQEEDVENGLGEDSNVGSSRGNGISGVAAGLSLHGGGRQRCNPCEDGSVATSRCRDCNEYLCDNCVLAHQRVRLTKDHFILRLQPDGGTRPAPGLVGPPMSVQVAERVACFCAVHESEIVRLFCDTCRLPICRECTMSLHQGHSFVYLQDAVQDAKAVTSQLLSDARQGIQALERSLKDTQAMAERVEMQTQSVSTEVRATTRRYMAAIEERERDLLRRVEKIRQVKGKTLHVQIEELRTGLAKLSQSVNFVETALETGSDVDVLKTKDEMVSQMRELRALRGHLQPHEDDSIVFTPPDAALHTAVSNLGIVSSSAYAAQSVANGDGLKRALKGKTAQFIIHAKDHQGEARCTGGDPVSVIIQSPEGGLYRAEVIDRQNGTYAVNYRGQTEGQHTISVTIRGKHIQESPFKVQVKTGRNYSTVGQMLLKIGEEGEGDGQLCRPWGICCDKDGNYVVADRSNNRIQVFNHSGTFLHKFGSAGSRNGQFDRPAGVAVDNQGRIIVADKDNHRIQIFTFHGDFMLKFGEKGSKNGQFNYPWDVAVSSEGKILVSDTRNHRVQLFHADGSFYNKYGFEGALWKHFDSPRGVAFNREGHMVVTDFNNHRLLVIHPDFQSARFLGSEGTGNGQFLRPQGVAVDQEGHIIVADSRNHRIQVFTPNGNFLYKFGMPGTGPGCVDRPSGICVTPDGLIAVVDFGNNRVQVF, from the exons ATGACCATGCGACA GCCGGCATCCACGGCTCGATGCTCAGGGAGGGTCGGGGGCTCAGACAAGGAGCTGGAGGCCGTCAGCAGCGCCAACACAGAAGCCATCTGGAGCGGGTTTATCGGCACGGGAAGCCCCGAGCTACCGCAGCAGCCGTGCAGCGAAGAAGGGCGAAGCTGGACCCCGAACGTGCAACTCCATTCCCCATGGTGGAATCCGCAAGAGGCCGCGCTAACCTCAGCGTACATGGCCATGGCGTCCTTCTCCGACCATCTCGGCGAGCAGCTGTGGTGCGGCGTGTGCCTGGGTCGCTACACCGAccccaaggtgctgccctgcCTGCACACCTTCTGCCGCCCGTGCCTCGAGCAGGTCCACGAGCGGGACGGCCGTCTTCGCTGCCCGACTTGTCAGCAGGACGTGCCGCTCGCCGATTCGGGCGTCGACGGCTTGCCGTCCAACTTCTTCATTAACAACATCCTCGACGTGGTCACATCGCAGGAGGAAGACGTGGAAAATGGACTTGGAGAGGACTCAAACGTTGGCAGCAGTCGCGGGAACGGGATATCCGGGGTGGCGGCAGGCCTGTCCCTGCACGGTGGCGGGCGGCAGAGATGTAACCCGTGCGAGGACGGCTCCGTGGCCACCTCCCGCTGCCGAGACTGCAACGAGTACCTCTGTGACAACTGCGTCCTGGCCCACCAACGCGTCAGGCTCACCAAAGACCATTTTATCTTACGACTTCAGCCTGACGGAGGCACCCGCCCGGCTCCTGGACTTGTCGGCCCGCCCATGTCTGTCCAGGTAGCCGAGCGCGTGGCCTGCTTCTGCGCCGTCCACGAGAGCGAGATCGTGCGTCTCTTCTGCGACACATGCCGCCTTCCCATCTGCAGGGAGTGCACCATGTCCCTGCACCAGGGGCACAGCTTCGTCTACCTGCAAGACGCGGTTCAAGACGCCAAGGCCGTGACATCACAGCTCCTTTCCGACGCAAGACAGGGGATCCAAGCTCTGGAGCGATCTTTGAAAGACACCCAGGCCATGGCTGAACGAGTCGAGATGCAGACACAGTCAGTGTCCACAGAGGTACGTGCCACCACTCGCCGCTATATGGCTGCCATTGAAGAAAGAGAGCGCGACCTCCTGCGAAGGGTCGAGAAAATCAGGCAAGTGAAGGGCAAAACACTGCATGTGCAAATTGAGGAACTCAGGACAGGGCTGGCCAAGCTTAGCCAAAGTGTGAACTTTGTGGAAACTGCATTAGAAACGGGTAGCGATGTCGATGTTCTGAAAACCAAAGATGAGATGGTGTCCCAGATGAGAGAGCTAAGAGCCTTAAGAGGGCACCTCCAGCCTCACGAAGACGATTCGATCGTGTTCACCCCGCCTGACGCTGCCTTACACACAGCTGTTTCAAACCTGGGCATCGTCTCGAGCAGCGCCTATGCTGCGCAATCTGTCGCAAACGGAGACGGACTAAAACGTGCACTTAAAGGAAAGACAGCACAGTTCATAATTCATGCCAAAGATCATCAGGGCGAAGCCCGATGCACCGGAGGCGACCCAGTCTCCGTTATCATCCAGTCCCCCGAAGGGGGGCTGTACCGAGCAGAAGTCATAGACAGACAGAACGGCACATATGCCGTCAACTATCGCGGTCAAACCGAGGGACAGCACACCATATCTGTGACCATTCGTGGCAAGCACATCCAGGAGAGTCCTTTCAAAGTGCAGGTGAAAACCGGGCGCAACTACAGTACTGTTGGACAGATGCTGCTGAAGATAGGGGAGGAGGGAGAGGGCGACGGTCAGTTGTGTCGCCCGTGGGGCATCTGCTGCGACAAAGATGGCAACTACGTAGTAGCTGACCGCAGCAATAATCGCATACAGGTTTTCAACCACAGCGGGACATTCCTTCACAAGTTTGGGTCTGCAGGGTCACGGAATGGCCAGTTCGATCGACCAGCGGGTGTGGCTGTCGACAATCAGGGGCGAATCATCGTGGCGGACAAGGACAACCATCGCATTCAGATCTTCACCTTCCACGGCGACTTCATGCTCAAGTTCGGAGAGAAGGGCAGCAAAAATGGACAGTTTAACTATCCATGGGACGTCGCCGTCAGCAGTGAGGGAAAGATCCTTGTGTCAGACACACGGAATCACCGCGTTCAACTCTTCCACGCCGACGGGTCCTTCTACAACAAGTACGGGTTCGAGGGCGCCCTCTGGAAGCACTTTGATTCGCCGCGCGGTGTCGCGTTCAATCGCGAGGGCCACATGGTGGTCACGGACTTCAACAACCACCGCCTTCTCGTCATACATCCCGACTTCCAGTCCGCAAGATTCCTCGGCAGCGAGGGTACCGGCAACGGACAGTTCCTGCGCCCGCAGGGCGTCGCTGTCGACCAGGAGGGGCACATCATTGTGGCCGACTCCCGCAATCATCGCATCCAGGTGTTCACGCCGAACGGAAACTTCCTGTACAAGTTCGGGATGCCGGGGACCGGGCCGGGGTGCGTGGATCGACCTTCGGGCATTTGCGTGACTCCTGACGGACTGATCGCAGTGGTGGACTTCGGTAATAACCGCGTGCAAGTCTTCTAA
- the LOC118417177 gene encoding E3 ubiquitin-protein ligase TRIM71-like isoform X4, with protein MAMASFSDHLGEQLWCGVCLGRYTDPKVLPCLHTFCRPCLEQVHERDGRLRCPTCQQDVPLADSGVDGLPSNFFINNILDVVTSQEEDVENGLGEDSNVGSSRGNGISGVAAGLSLHGGGRQRCNPCEDGSVATSRCRDCNEYLCDNCVLAHQRVRLTKDHFILRLQPDGGTRPAPGLVGPPMSVQVAERVACFCAVHESEIVRLFCDTCRLPICRECTMSLHQGHSFVYLQDAVQDAKAVTSQLLSDARQGIQALERSLKDTQAMAERVEMQTQSVSTEVRATTRRYMAAIEERERDLLRRVEKIRQVKGKTLHVQIEELRTGLAKLSQSVNFVETALETGSDVDVLKTKDEMVSQMRELRALRGHLQPHEDDSIVFTPPDAALHTAVSNLGIVSSSAYAAQSVANGDGLKRALKGKTAQFIIHAKDHQGEARCTGGDPVSVIIQSPEGGLYRAEVIDRQNGTYAVNYRGQTEGQHTISVTIRGKHIQESPFKVQVKTGRNYSTVGQMLLKIGEEGEGDGQLCRPWGICCDKDGNYVVADRSNNRIQVFNHSGTFLHKFGSAGSRNGQFDRPAGVAVDNQGRIIVADKDNHRIQIFTFHGDFMLKFGEKGSKNGQFNYPWDVAVSSEGKILVSDTRNHRVQLFHADGSFYNKYGFEGALWKHFDSPRGVAFNREGHMVVTDFNNHRLLVIHPDFQSARFLGSEGTGNGQFLRPQGVAVDQEGHIIVADSRNHRIQVFTPNGNFLYKFGMPGTGPGCVDRPSGICVTPDGLIAVVDFGNNRVQVF; from the coding sequence ATGGCCATGGCGTCCTTCTCCGACCATCTCGGCGAGCAGCTGTGGTGCGGCGTGTGCCTGGGTCGCTACACCGAccccaaggtgctgccctgcCTGCACACCTTCTGCCGCCCGTGCCTCGAGCAGGTCCACGAGCGGGACGGCCGTCTTCGCTGCCCGACTTGTCAGCAGGACGTGCCGCTCGCCGATTCGGGCGTCGACGGCTTGCCGTCCAACTTCTTCATTAACAACATCCTCGACGTGGTCACATCGCAGGAGGAAGACGTGGAAAATGGACTTGGAGAGGACTCAAACGTTGGCAGCAGTCGCGGGAACGGGATATCCGGGGTGGCGGCAGGCCTGTCCCTGCACGGTGGCGGGCGGCAGAGATGTAACCCGTGCGAGGACGGCTCCGTGGCCACCTCCCGCTGCCGAGACTGCAACGAGTACCTCTGTGACAACTGCGTCCTGGCCCACCAACGCGTCAGGCTCACCAAAGACCATTTTATCTTACGACTTCAGCCTGACGGAGGCACCCGCCCGGCTCCTGGACTTGTCGGCCCGCCCATGTCTGTCCAGGTAGCCGAGCGCGTGGCCTGCTTCTGCGCCGTCCACGAGAGCGAGATCGTGCGTCTCTTCTGCGACACATGCCGCCTTCCCATCTGCAGGGAGTGCACCATGTCCCTGCACCAGGGGCACAGCTTCGTCTACCTGCAAGACGCGGTTCAAGACGCCAAGGCCGTGACATCACAGCTCCTTTCCGACGCAAGACAGGGGATCCAAGCTCTGGAGCGATCTTTGAAAGACACCCAGGCCATGGCTGAACGAGTCGAGATGCAGACACAGTCAGTGTCCACAGAGGTACGTGCCACCACTCGCCGCTATATGGCTGCCATTGAAGAAAGAGAGCGCGACCTCCTGCGAAGGGTCGAGAAAATCAGGCAAGTGAAGGGCAAAACACTGCATGTGCAAATTGAGGAACTCAGGACAGGGCTGGCCAAGCTTAGCCAAAGTGTGAACTTTGTGGAAACTGCATTAGAAACGGGTAGCGATGTCGATGTTCTGAAAACCAAAGATGAGATGGTGTCCCAGATGAGAGAGCTAAGAGCCTTAAGAGGGCACCTCCAGCCTCACGAAGACGATTCGATCGTGTTCACCCCGCCTGACGCTGCCTTACACACAGCTGTTTCAAACCTGGGCATCGTCTCGAGCAGCGCCTATGCTGCGCAATCTGTCGCAAACGGAGACGGACTAAAACGTGCACTTAAAGGAAAGACAGCACAGTTCATAATTCATGCCAAAGATCATCAGGGCGAAGCCCGATGCACCGGAGGCGACCCAGTCTCCGTTATCATCCAGTCCCCCGAAGGGGGGCTGTACCGAGCAGAAGTCATAGACAGACAGAACGGCACATATGCCGTCAACTATCGCGGTCAAACCGAGGGACAGCACACCATATCTGTGACCATTCGTGGCAAGCACATCCAGGAGAGTCCTTTCAAAGTGCAGGTGAAAACCGGGCGCAACTACAGTACTGTTGGACAGATGCTGCTGAAGATAGGGGAGGAGGGAGAGGGCGACGGTCAGTTGTGTCGCCCGTGGGGCATCTGCTGCGACAAAGATGGCAACTACGTAGTAGCTGACCGCAGCAATAATCGCATACAGGTTTTCAACCACAGCGGGACATTCCTTCACAAGTTTGGGTCTGCAGGGTCACGGAATGGCCAGTTCGATCGACCAGCGGGTGTGGCTGTCGACAATCAGGGGCGAATCATCGTGGCGGACAAGGACAACCATCGCATTCAGATCTTCACCTTCCACGGCGACTTCATGCTCAAGTTCGGAGAGAAGGGCAGCAAAAATGGACAGTTTAACTATCCATGGGACGTCGCCGTCAGCAGTGAGGGAAAGATCCTTGTGTCAGACACACGGAATCACCGCGTTCAACTCTTCCACGCCGACGGGTCCTTCTACAACAAGTACGGGTTCGAGGGCGCCCTCTGGAAGCACTTTGATTCGCCGCGCGGTGTCGCGTTCAATCGCGAGGGCCACATGGTGGTCACGGACTTCAACAACCACCGCCTTCTCGTCATACATCCCGACTTCCAGTCCGCAAGATTCCTCGGCAGCGAGGGTACCGGCAACGGACAGTTCCTGCGCCCGCAGGGCGTCGCTGTCGACCAGGAGGGGCACATCATTGTGGCCGACTCCCGCAATCATCGCATCCAGGTGTTCACGCCGAACGGAAACTTCCTGTACAAGTTCGGGATGCCGGGGACCGGGCCGGGGTGCGTGGATCGACCTTCGGGCATTTGCGTGACTCCTGACGGACTGATCGCAGTGGTGGACTTCGGTAATAACCGCGTGCAAGTCTTCTAA